The DNA sequence CTCAGATAACTCAGGCATTGACTTTATTCGTAACTATGGTATAATAGTTAATATATGGGTAGTAACATTATTGGGGCGTTTCAGAATTAAAAAGGAGGTTTGAATGGTTGAAGGGATGGAAAAAACTTTGAATCCAGGTGAAGTCCTTTTTAATGAAGGCGATAAAGGTGATGTGATGTACCTGATCAAAGAAGGACAGATAAAGATTACCAAAGGGAAAGGTCCGGATGAACGCGTGCTGGCGGTGCTAAAAGAAGGTGATTTCTTTGGAGAGATGGCGATCATTGATGGCTCACCCCGTTCGGCAACAGCCACGGCCATTACCAAGACTTCCTTGCTCATCATTGATAAAGAAACCTTCCGGGCAAAGATTCGGGAAAATCCTTTGATTGAATATATCTTAGAAACCTTAACCAAAAGGTTGCGCAATGCGGATGAACAGATTAAATTGTTGACAATAAAGAGCGAAGAGCGACGGGTGGTTGCCTATATCATCACCAAAGCCAAGGAACTGGGGAAGAGCACATCGGAAGGAATTGAAATTACACCTTTCTCCTTTGAAAGCATGGCGGTAACCACCGGTATTGAGTTAGATAAAGTAAAAGATTATGTAGATAAA is a window from the candidate division WOR-3 bacterium genome containing:
- a CDS encoding Crp/Fnr family transcriptional regulator; the protein is MVEGMEKTLNPGEVLFNEGDKGDVMYLIKEGQIKITKGKGPDERVLAVLKEGDFFGEMAIIDGSPRSATATAITKTSLLIIDKETFRAKIRENPLIEYILETLTKRLRNADEQIKLLTIKSEERRVVAYIITKAKELGKSTSEGIEITPFSFESMAVTTGIELDKVKDYVDKLCQVKLVSLKNNTLIIKAIEDLDDYLRYIALKEKFERV